The following are encoded in a window of Oncorhynchus keta strain PuntledgeMale-10-30-2019 chromosome 10, Oket_V2, whole genome shotgun sequence genomic DNA:
- the LOC127932073 gene encoding uncharacterized protein LOC127932073 isoform X3 — protein sequence MKGKISPRQRRKGARATPTMKGKISPRQRRKGARATPTMKELQFMVDHHLYQQQQQQQQGGGDECSSESCLSDRPSPDALPNGEEEEELELPEDEEAWGTEDKVTAEALEKPRCQMEAEFSRNSLSEATGGHECPLSEEEVGCSAVPMAATSSSQQQHALAAADTTAASTASPLAEKNTKTPNQAKQDK from the exons ATGAAAGGTAAGATCTCTCCCaggcagaggaggaagggagcaaGAGCCACGCCCACTATGAAAGGTAAGATCTCTCCCaggcagaggaggaagggagcaaGAGCCACGCCCACTATGAAAG agttacagttcatggtCGACCACCACCTGtatcaacagcagcagcagcagcagcagggtgGAG GTGATGAGTGTTCCTCAGAGAGCTGTCTGTCCGACAGACCCAGCCCGGACGCTCTGCCCaacggggaggaggaggaggagctggagcTACCGGAGGACGAGGAGGCCTGGGGAACCGAGGACAAGGTCACTGCAGAGGCCCTCGAGAAGCCGCGCTGCCAGATGGAGG CAGAGTTTTCGCGGAACAGTCTATCAGAAGCTACTGGGGGACATGAGTGCCCCCTCTCCGAGGAGGAAGTGGGATGCTCCGCCGTTCCCATGGCAGCAACATCATCGTCACAACAACAACACGCACTAGCAG CTGCAGACACAACAGCTGCGTCCACAGCGAGTCCACTGGCAGAGAAGAACACGAAGACACCCAACCAGGCCAAACAAGACAAGTAG